A part of Leptotrichia hongkongensis genomic DNA contains:
- the disA gene encoding DNA integrity scanning diadenylate cyclase DisA, with product MIKKAVNKKKILEHIFDRVAPGTALREAIDKIQEAKLGALIVLGNPSDLKDVMGGGFELNTVYSPQKVYELSKMDGGIILSEDIKTIYGANIQLQPNYSIETDESGTRHQAAHRIAQQKGNLVVAVSERRNKITVYYGKFRYLLNEIGDLLTKSSQAITALEKYSIAIEKNHVNLSILEFDNMVTLYDIVECVRMYGLLFRMSEELIEYMAELGSEGRLIKIQYEEIMLNKNESFDALIKDYKISEETAEKIGLRVKSLTKEELLDDEKIVCLLGFDTNIINFDEKIEPRGYGLLSNITKISKKDREILVKEFSNVHSILMSTASDIAKIKGVSKYKAEHINKSLKRIKNRTVIDRE from the coding sequence ATGATAAAAAAGGCAGTTAATAAGAAGAAAATATTGGAGCATATATTTGATAGGGTAGCACCAGGAACAGCTTTAAGAGAAGCAATAGACAAAATTCAGGAAGCAAAGTTGGGAGCACTGATTGTACTGGGAAATCCTAGTGACTTGAAAGATGTGATGGGAGGAGGATTTGAGCTAAACACTGTATATTCGCCACAAAAAGTTTACGAATTGTCCAAAATGGATGGTGGAATTATTTTGTCAGAAGATATAAAAACAATTTATGGAGCAAATATCCAATTACAGCCGAATTATTCCATAGAAACAGATGAAAGTGGAACAAGACATCAGGCGGCACACAGAATCGCTCAGCAAAAAGGAAATTTAGTTGTAGCAGTTTCTGAGAGAAGAAATAAAATAACAGTGTATTATGGTAAATTTAGATATTTACTAAATGAAATTGGAGATTTACTGACAAAATCTTCACAGGCAATAACGGCTCTTGAAAAATATTCTATTGCGATTGAAAAAAATCACGTGAACTTGTCAATTCTTGAGTTTGACAATATGGTAACACTTTATGATATTGTAGAATGTGTGAGAATGTATGGGCTGCTTTTCAGAATGTCGGAAGAATTGATTGAATACATGGCAGAGCTTGGAAGCGAAGGGCGGCTTATAAAAATTCAGTATGAAGAAATAATGTTAAATAAAAATGAAAGTTTTGATGCTCTTATAAAGGACTATAAAATAAGTGAGGAAACAGCAGAAAAAATTGGTTTAAGAGTGAAATCCTTAACGAAAGAGGAATTGCTGGATGATGAAAAAATCGTGTGTTTACTTGGATTTGATACAAATATTATAAATTTTGATGAAAAGATAGAGCCACGTGGTTATGGACTTTTGAGCAATATAACAAAAATAAGCAAAAAGGATAGAGAAATTCTTGTAAAGGAATTTTCAAACGTTCATTCAATCTTAATGTCAACAGCTTCAGATATTGCTAAAATAAAAGGAGTTAGTAAATATAAGGCTGAACATATTAATAAATCACTAAAACGTATAAAAAATCGAACTGTAATTGACAGGGAATAA
- a CDS encoding DUF1385 domain-containing protein: MKDKRVTVGGQAVVEGVMMRGPKAIATAVRKQDGSIVYKKITLTEKNNKWLKVPFVRGVIALYDAMVVGTKELIFASNQAGLEEEKLTDKQVGFTVLTSVLMGIAVFMWLPSAIGGFFFKDNVLMANIVEAVIKLILFLGYIYGISFLKDIQRVFEYHGAEHKSIMNYEMEKELTPKNAKECTRFHPRCGTSFLLLVMFISILVFSTVDLFFKVPTGHFTMLLYKLVTRILFVPFVAGLSYEIQRWTSYHLDNVFAKMIAVPGMWLQKITTSEPDESQLEVAIVALNVALGNEVTNATEVFE, encoded by the coding sequence ATGAAAGATAAAAGAGTAACTGTTGGAGGACAGGCTGTTGTGGAAGGGGTTATGATGAGAGGACCTAAAGCAATTGCAACAGCTGTTCGTAAGCAGGATGGAAGTATTGTTTATAAAAAAATAACACTTACTGAGAAAAATAATAAATGGTTAAAAGTGCCTTTTGTTAGGGGAGTTATAGCACTTTATGATGCAATGGTAGTTGGGACGAAAGAACTTATTTTTGCATCAAATCAGGCTGGACTGGAAGAGGAGAAATTGACAGATAAACAAGTTGGGTTTACTGTTTTGACCTCAGTTTTGATGGGAATTGCAGTGTTTATGTGGTTGCCATCTGCTATTGGAGGATTTTTCTTTAAAGATAATGTTTTAATGGCAAATATTGTTGAGGCTGTTATAAAGTTAATTCTTTTTTTAGGGTATATCTATGGAATTTCATTTTTGAAGGATATACAGCGAGTTTTTGAATATCATGGAGCAGAACATAAAAGTATTATGAATTACGAAATGGAAAAGGAATTAACACCAAAAAATGCAAAAGAATGTACAAGGTTTCACCCAAGATGTGGTACAAGCTTTCTTTTACTTGTAATGTTTATAAGTATTTTAGTATTTTCAACAGTTGATTTATTTTTTAAAGTTCCAACTGGACATTTTACGATGCTTCTTTATAAATTAGTAACAAGAATTCTATTTGTACCATTTGTTGCTGGACTTTCTTATGAAATACAGCGTTGGACAAGTTATCATTTGGATAATGTTTTTGCTAAAATGATAGCTGTTCCAGGAATGTGGCTACAAAAAATAACTACAAGCGAGCCTGATGAAAGTCAATTAGAAGTTGCGATTGTAGCATTAAATGTAGCATTAGGAAATGAAGTTACAAATGCTACGGAAGTTTTTGAATAA